GATAGCCGCAGTACGCGAACAGCTTAAAGAAGCTGCGGCACAAGCAGAAACAGACGACATTCAATTTGAAGTCGAAGGACTGGAAATTGAATTCCAGATTGAAGTCCGGCAAGACGATAAAGCAAAGGCAGGAGCGAGGGCCTGGGTTATCAGTGCGGGCATAGAAACAGGACAGTCCAAGAGTGAATCAAATCGAGTCAAGATCACCCTCAAACCTCAGACGTCTTCGGGAGGTAGCGTACGAATATCTGATGATACCGATTCCGCAAGCAAGGAATTCCCGTTTAACTAAGACTAAGTGCGCCGAAAACGCTAAGGGGTCCCATACAAATGGACGCTGAGAGGATTGTGGCAGTCCGCTGCGCTCAGAAACGGGGAAGTGGTTTTCTCATCACCCCCCGGCTGATCCTCACGGCTGCACACGTCATACAGGTCAGTGAACGGGAAGACGGGGAACCTGCTCAGATCACAGCCTTGGCATCCATCGACGCAGGCGTCGTTAAGTGCGATGTTGTATGGCAGCCTACCGACGATGATCGTTTTCTCGATGCCGCCCTTCTCCTAGCCAGGAGTGATGCTGTACTTCCGGAGACGGCTCAACAGTTCACGCCGATCACGTGGGGGGAGTTTCACAACCTAGAGCCTCGTAGCGGCTGTTTCGCTACAGGATTTCCAGTGGTGGGACGCAGAGAGAGCATGCGTCCGCGAGCCGAACAAATCTGGGGAACGCTAGCCCCAGGCGCGGGAATTGGCACTGGACGCTATGTACTTAGCACTGAAGCATTTCCTCCCGCAGCGAATAAGAATGAGAAATCGCCCTGGGCCGGACTATCCGGGGCGGCCGTATTTTTTCGAAAATCTTTGATCGGCTTGGTCGTTGAAGATGACAGCCCAAGCACATGGAGGCATTCAAGAGTAAACGTGCTGCCCGTCGCAAAGTTACTTGAAGACACATCTTTCCATGAGGTCCTCACCACGATTATTGGGAGAAATGTCTTCATTAGCGGAGTCTCAGACGAGGAAATAATCGATCAAGCATTTGAGGATAGGTACGCTCAATCTGTGCGTGCGGAACACGGGAAGATTCGTCTATTCGGTCTTGATCTATCTCGTTCTACAAGCAGAGGACTAGACCTTGATACCGCCTACTTGAATCTGGAAGCAGTATCAAGCGACGACAGTCATCAGGAGCTTTTCGCTGAAACGCGTGTCGATGCATTATTGAAGGGCAAGCAGCGTATCCTCCTGCGAGGGCAAGCCGGATCGGGGAAGTCAACCCTAATTCAATGGATAGCGACTAAGTCCGTCGCGGGAGCCCTTGAAGGCAGTCTTTCCTCTTTGAATGGGCGCATTCCATTCGTACTCCGTCTGCGAGCCATGTTCCGGCTTGACAAATTGAGGCCAAACCCTAGCGAGTTCCTGCATATCGGCAGCATTCCAATCGCAGACGATCAGCCGATTGGTTGGGCAGACCGTGTAATGCGAGACGGGCGCGCCCTACTTTTGGTCGACGGGATGGACGAGATCCCAGATGAAAATCGGCATGAAGCACGAGAATGGCTGGGCTGGATACTGGAACACTACCCGACCGCATGGGCGCTAGTGACCGTTCGCCCATCAGCAGTTCCGCGTAACTGGCTTGCCGACTATGGCTTTCGAGAGCTAATGCTGTCTCCCATGGATCGCGCTGATCGTCAGATTTTCATTGATCAGTGGCATAAGGCAGCACTTGTGGAAGTTTCTCCTGCCGCTGCAAGCGTCATGGAGCTCGAACGTGTAGCACGCGAGTTGAGCGACCTACAAAAGGGACTTCTCAGAAGCCTAGAGGTCTCTCCCCAACTTGCAGTACTAACAGACAGTCCACTGCTGTGTGCCATGATATGCGCTTTGCATAGGGACAGAAACGGCGCGCTACCAAGTGGTCGAATGGAGATTTACCGGGCCGCGCTAGGAATGCTAATCGCGCGGCGCGATCAAGAACGACTGGTCGACTTGCAACTCGAAGAAGACGAACATCGATCCCTGCTCCAGGAGATTGCAGCTTGGCTAGTCAACGAAGGATTAGTCGAAGGTGGAAGGACTGATGCCATTAACCAGATCTCTAGAATTCTCCCTAGTCTCCATAGAGTGCATCTTAACTTCACGCCAGAGGAAGCCTACGATCACGTTGTTGACCGAAGTGGGCTGATCACGGAGACCAGCACCGAAACTTTCGAATTTATTCATCGAACCTTTCAGGATTATCTGGCGGCGCAAGAGTTCAAAGAAGCTCGGAGCTTTAGCATGCTTGCTAGGCATGCGAATGACGAGCAATGGGATGATGTCA
The nucleotide sequence above comes from Streptomyces sp. N50. Encoded proteins:
- a CDS encoding trypco2 family protein, with the protein product MTERFAQTDLVQAIAAVREQLKEAAAQAETDDIQFEVEGLEIEFQIEVRQDDKAKAGARAWVISAGIETGQSKSESNRVKITLKPQTSSGGSVRISDDTDSASKEFPFN
- a CDS encoding NACHT domain-containing protein; the protein is MDAERIVAVRCAQKRGSGFLITPRLILTAAHVIQVSEREDGEPAQITALASIDAGVVKCDVVWQPTDDDRFLDAALLLARSDAVLPETAQQFTPITWGEFHNLEPRSGCFATGFPVVGRRESMRPRAEQIWGTLAPGAGIGTGRYVLSTEAFPPAANKNEKSPWAGLSGAAVFFRKSLIGLVVEDDSPSTWRHSRVNVLPVAKLLEDTSFHEVLTTIIGRNVFISGVSDEEIIDQAFEDRYAQSVRAEHGKIRLFGLDLSRSTSRGLDLDTAYLNLEAVSSDDSHQELFAETRVDALLKGKQRILLRGQAGSGKSTLIQWIATKSVAGALEGSLSSLNGRIPFVLRLRAMFRLDKLRPNPSEFLHIGSIPIADDQPIGWADRVMRDGRALLLVDGMDEIPDENRHEAREWLGWILEHYPTAWALVTVRPSAVPRNWLADYGFRELMLSPMDRADRQIFIDQWHKAALVEVSPAAASVMELERVARELSDLQKGLLRSLEVSPQLAVLTDSPLLCAMICALHRDRNGALPSGRMEIYRAALGMLIARRDQERLVDLQLEEDEHRSLLQEIAAWLVNEGLVEGGRTDAINQISRILPSLHRVHLNFTPEEAYDHVVDRSGLITETSTETFEFIHRTFQDYLAAQEFKEARSFSMLARHANDEQWDDVIRMTVGHCDHRDRADLLKRLVEAGDATEDRVLRRRIHLLAGSCLPYASRLDGQVREMVLARISAQLPESAVNTHEAEKLATVGDDIISLIPLTGVKPWALEVLSRLRSDRAFDFLREISGNLDDICLQYLGGIWDSFDTERFSTEVLTRVNCKKVRFWVDDPLQLKELSKLGQLGDVALDCLRQSNILSILKESPLQASRFSVVNASRLDNVDFIRSISGIESLSLLGCRPLSNLSAISELNLKSLTVVDASRFRQIDPPVDISGVLEGQGDLVELGLGHGELRSLQPALSLQRVSNLTIWNPGRGIKDLYRAAELFPNVEVLELRLNHSEKRQVIDVSPFADRKRFHLIVKCQVSPVIRGRKKFADNCLRVDVIL